The following coding sequences are from one Leptospira mayottensis 200901116 window:
- a CDS encoding PAS domain-containing hybrid sensor histidine kinase/response regulator, whose translation MTSLRPDFNFLILNSSGDVITWNFYQPFQEFRENLENQIHPSQWSWTTPESWTFIWGEARSSNEKTSFLKASYQNQKKESLNLEIQVLPLGQSHILLSFFTDSKLSFSETPSIFLQDAELRSTIFQKSTNTILLLDPEKDLILETNQTANLHFETQNPSDILNIPFSNLLTPGFSFSEYESRKRKILSGETPSWEVEFKTFRGRKFWGNTSFRTVSTRLNRIILVQIKDITEKVNARKFILEQAATITEQEANLNAIIENLEAMIWSIDKNYELLIFNSQFQNAMQDFYHSEISPGFNVFQKELPPKVFEYWKEFYDRALSGEKFSIAGKRPNQDGTFVFSELSFHPIRNAEYEITGVSAVSVDITDKKLAEEKFKLLFERSSEPHVLYDDSGIFECNPATLKMLRCSDKKLVLGKHPAHFSAEIQADGRIEKKMMSEFESIALKKGSYTFEWIYKRFNGEEFSTEVTLIPIIISQKRVFLSVWHEITERKVYEDSLKRAKESAEAASKAKTDFLAMMSHEIRTPLNGVIGTVSLLEGTPLGVEQREYLDIIKSSGQNLLILLNDILDLSRIESGQLTLEMQPVSPEKLTSEVINLFRPMAEEKGLVIEFSISSLVPNWIISDPYRLRQILTNLLGNSIKFTERGKILLKVEAEKFPNNKFRLIFHVKDTGIGIAEEKLELLFRAFSQVDSSTTRKYGGSGLGLTISKKLAELMKGEIIVKSQVNQGSEFTLSILTEKLEYEIPAGIQELHSKNLATMAVLSLQEFDFREQIKKFCERNGFSVKIVKTAKEAIRTISGEEKIGIFLTDLNLPDMNLPEMLDELKNQNPSLKLTIILFVEKELKDSYYHITNGLFNRPGFKIFMMFKPILLEELSKNFEKAFPTKVPKEEKQGENEKLLSERIPLKILLVEDNLINQKIAIRLLMKLGYTADTALNGLEAIECLKERNYDLIFMDIQMPEMDGYEATHLIRKDFAKSKPVIVAMTANAMEGDKEKCLEAGMDAYIAKPIQIQDIESAIILLFQS comes from the coding sequence ATGACTTCTTTACGACCTGATTTCAATTTTCTAATCTTGAACTCTTCGGGAGATGTGATCACCTGGAACTTTTATCAGCCGTTTCAGGAGTTTAGAGAGAATTTAGAGAATCAAATCCATCCTTCCCAATGGAGTTGGACAACGCCCGAATCCTGGACTTTTATCTGGGGGGAAGCCCGATCTTCAAATGAAAAAACTTCTTTCCTTAAAGCAAGTTATCAAAATCAAAAAAAAGAATCTTTAAACTTAGAAATCCAGGTTTTACCTTTAGGACAAAGTCATATTTTACTTTCGTTTTTTACGGATTCAAAATTATCCTTTTCAGAAACTCCTAGTATTTTTTTACAGGACGCAGAACTTCGTTCAACGATCTTTCAGAAATCGACTAACACAATTTTATTGCTCGATCCGGAAAAAGATCTGATTCTTGAAACCAACCAAACCGCAAATCTACATTTCGAAACTCAAAATCCATCTGATATTTTGAATATTCCATTTTCAAATTTACTTACCCCAGGGTTTTCCTTTTCCGAATACGAATCCAGAAAGAGAAAGATTTTATCTGGAGAAACCCCCTCCTGGGAAGTGGAATTTAAGACGTTTCGAGGTCGAAAATTTTGGGGAAATACATCCTTTCGAACAGTTTCCACCCGTTTGAACCGAATCATTCTAGTCCAGATCAAAGATATCACCGAAAAAGTCAACGCGCGAAAATTTATCCTGGAACAAGCGGCAACGATAACGGAACAGGAAGCCAACCTAAACGCGATTATTGAAAACTTGGAAGCGATGATATGGTCCATCGATAAAAATTATGAATTACTCATATTCAACTCTCAATTCCAAAATGCAATGCAGGATTTTTATCATTCAGAAATCTCACCCGGTTTTAACGTATTTCAAAAGGAACTCCCTCCGAAGGTTTTCGAATATTGGAAGGAATTCTATGATAGGGCATTGTCTGGAGAAAAATTTAGCATAGCAGGTAAAAGACCGAATCAGGATGGAACCTTCGTTTTCAGCGAACTTTCCTTTCATCCAATCAGAAACGCGGAATACGAAATCACAGGAGTCAGCGCGGTTTCTGTGGACATCACCGATAAAAAGTTAGCCGAAGAAAAATTTAAACTTCTATTTGAACGATCGAGCGAACCTCACGTGTTATATGACGACTCCGGAATTTTCGAATGTAATCCTGCAACTCTGAAAATGCTCCGATGTTCCGATAAAAAACTCGTTTTAGGAAAACATCCGGCTCATTTCTCTGCGGAAATTCAAGCCGACGGAAGAATAGAAAAAAAGATGATGAGCGAATTCGAATCGATTGCTCTGAAAAAAGGTTCTTATACATTCGAGTGGATTTATAAACGTTTTAACGGTGAAGAATTTTCCACAGAAGTCACTCTGATTCCTATCATAATCAGTCAAAAACGAGTTTTTCTTTCGGTCTGGCACGAAATCACCGAACGGAAGGTATATGAAGATTCTCTAAAACGTGCCAAAGAAAGCGCCGAAGCCGCTTCCAAAGCGAAAACAGACTTTTTAGCGATGATGAGTCATGAAATTAGAACCCCTCTCAATGGGGTAATCGGCACGGTAAGTCTTTTAGAGGGCACACCTCTCGGTGTGGAACAAAGAGAATATTTGGATATCATCAAGTCGAGTGGACAAAATTTGCTTATTTTGTTAAACGACATTCTTGATCTTTCAAGAATTGAATCCGGACAGCTTACACTTGAAATGCAACCCGTATCTCCGGAAAAACTCACGAGCGAAGTGATCAACTTGTTCCGTCCCATGGCGGAAGAGAAAGGTCTTGTAATCGAATTCAGCATATCCTCCCTGGTTCCGAATTGGATTATCTCCGACCCGTATAGACTGAGACAAATTTTGACAAATCTTCTCGGAAACTCGATTAAGTTCACGGAAAGAGGAAAAATACTTTTGAAAGTGGAGGCCGAAAAATTTCCGAACAATAAATTCAGACTCATCTTTCATGTAAAGGACACGGGAATCGGTATTGCCGAAGAGAAATTGGAACTTCTTTTTAGAGCTTTCAGTCAAGTGGATTCTTCCACCACTCGGAAATATGGAGGTTCCGGACTCGGTCTTACGATCAGTAAAAAATTAGCCGAGTTGATGAAAGGTGAAATCATCGTAAAAAGTCAAGTGAATCAAGGCTCCGAATTTACCTTATCCATTCTTACGGAAAAATTAGAATACGAAATTCCAGCTGGAATTCAAGAACTTCATTCTAAGAACTTGGCAACCATGGCGGTTCTTTCGCTCCAAGAATTTGACTTTAGGGAACAGATAAAAAAATTCTGCGAACGAAACGGATTTTCGGTTAAGATTGTAAAAACAGCAAAAGAAGCAATTCGTACTATCAGCGGAGAAGAAAAAATCGGAATTTTTCTTACAGACCTAAATCTTCCGGATATGAATCTACCCGAAATGTTGGACGAACTCAAAAATCAAAACCCTTCTTTAAAACTTACGATCATTCTTTTTGTGGAAAAAGAGCTGAAGGATTCCTATTATCACATTACGAACGGACTTTTCAACCGTCCCGGATTTAAGATCTTTATGATGTTTAAACCGATTCTTTTGGAAGAACTCAGTAAAAATTTTGAAAAAGCGTTTCCCACCAAGGTTCCAAAAGAAGAAAAACAAGGAGAAAATGAAAAACTACTCTCCGAAAGAATTCCACTCAAAATTCTTTTAGTCGAAGATAACTTAATTAATCAGAAAATTGCTATTCGTCTTCTTATGAAACTTGGATATACTGCGGATACAGCGTTAAACGGTCTGGAAGCAATCGAATGTTTGAAAGAGCGGAATTACGATCTAATTTTTATGGATATCCAAATGCCCGAGATGGACGGCTACGAAGCCACGCATCTTATCCGAAAAGATTTCGCAAAATCGAAACCGGTGATCGTAGCAATGACGGCTAACGCAATGGAAGGAGACAAGGAAAAATGTCTGGAAGCAGGCATGGACGCCTATATTGCCAAACCGATCCAAATTCAAGACATAGAATCTGCGATCATTCTCCTTTTTCAATCTTAG
- a CDS encoding cyclic nucleotide-binding domain-containing protein, with protein MQHTKEEILKDIYLFSNFTEDELSAIAEKTEYKVYEQGDAIFHEGNDAKAFFVVIYGTLKVLTSTEKGDDVNVTTIATGDHFGELPFLDPGKRSASVEAMERSELLRIPYDHLKTVFEKDSKASLKFYQAISHFLAKRLRMLTHDLTYARELRKRYTI; from the coding sequence ATGCAACATACGAAAGAAGAAATTCTAAAAGACATATATCTTTTCTCCAATTTTACAGAAGACGAATTGAGTGCCATTGCGGAAAAGACAGAATATAAAGTTTACGAACAAGGTGATGCAATTTTTCACGAAGGCAACGATGCAAAGGCGTTTTTCGTGGTAATCTACGGAACTTTAAAAGTTCTTACCTCCACTGAAAAAGGGGACGACGTGAACGTGACTACGATTGCAACGGGCGATCATTTTGGTGAATTGCCGTTTTTGGATCCCGGTAAGCGTTCCGCTTCGGTAGAAGCGATGGAGAGATCCGAACTTTTGAGAATTCCTTACGATCATTTAAAAACGGTCTTTGAAAAAGATTCCAAAGCCTCTTTAAAATTTTATCAGGCGATTTCCCATTTTTTAGCTAAACGTTTAAGAATGTTGACGCACGATTTGACTTATGCAAGAGAACTAAGAAAGAGATATACGATCTGA
- a CDS encoding alpha/beta hydrolase, whose protein sequence is MKNPVSPSNQKSISKSIQIPIGGSQTLAAEIYGEFSKHSPPPVVCIHGLTGNLKNFAPLAKELVKQNLTIITYDLRGRGQSSKPQISYSHDLHAEDLKFMLDFLKIEKANLLSHSLGCWISLAFGKNYPLRTNKLCLIDGGGQLSFKKKLSSLFMIQESLQRLGRSFSSRETYLKLAKESPIFSSWNKDIEDFLNYELEEIHTINSGTTEYKCNIPIHAIDSELRNMGGALSPWKIPLRFLRNPIASFRILRKNNYSQILSPVLVIRAGKPNFQKGDELLPDEAIYTFQKKIKRSVFLTLPDKNHYETILLPDLKRDETISWFFSKFHG, encoded by the coding sequence ATGAAGAATCCCGTTTCTCCTTCAAATCAAAAGTCGATTTCAAAATCTATCCAAATTCCTATCGGAGGCTCGCAAACCCTGGCGGCGGAAATTTATGGAGAGTTTTCTAAACATTCTCCTCCCCCTGTGGTATGTATTCACGGTCTTACCGGTAATCTCAAAAACTTTGCTCCTCTCGCGAAAGAGTTAGTCAAACAAAACCTTACGATAATCACATACGATCTTCGCGGAAGAGGACAATCCTCTAAACCACAAATCTCCTATTCTCACGACTTACATGCAGAAGATCTAAAGTTCATGTTGGACTTTCTAAAAATCGAAAAAGCAAATCTTCTCTCTCATTCTTTGGGTTGTTGGATTTCTCTTGCCTTTGGTAAGAATTATCCGCTAAGAACCAATAAACTCTGTTTGATCGACGGGGGCGGACAACTTTCCTTTAAAAAAAAGCTTTCCAGTCTATTTATGATCCAAGAATCTTTACAACGTTTAGGAAGATCGTTTTCTTCCAGAGAAACGTATCTCAAACTTGCGAAAGAATCTCCGATCTTTAGCTCTTGGAACAAGGATATTGAGGATTTTTTAAACTATGAATTGGAGGAAATTCATACGATCAATTCCGGTACTACAGAATATAAATGCAATATTCCGATTCATGCGATCGATTCCGAACTGAGAAATATGGGAGGAGCGTTAAGTCCCTGGAAGATACCTTTGAGATTTTTACGAAATCCAATTGCAAGTTTTAGAATATTAAGAAAAAATAATTACTCCCAAATCCTTTCCCCCGTTTTAGTAATTCGGGCCGGAAAACCAAATTTTCAAAAAGGAGACGAACTACTTCCCGATGAGGCAATATATACCTTTCAAAAAAAAATCAAACGGTCTGTGTTTCTCACTCTACCGGATAAAAATCACTACGAAACGATCCTTCTTCCGGATTTGAAAAGGGACGAGACCATCTCCTGGTTCTTTTCAAAGTTTCACGGATAG
- a CDS encoding SpoIIE family protein phosphatase yields the protein MDGSQQSEQKGYDSLYSVLFEIDAIISLDDNFRVILANPATERAFGYLSSELIGNSIEHLFSLRVRKRFYRILKNIAELPDKKRQKPFGPIRMIRKDKTVLISEISVSVTGPEGDCQYHVIIRNISEKHRILMELKRANENLRKMDREKEELLEKLEEKVRQRSRLLAGYYKGMKEELNLAKKLQTEILPDIPSIAGVQIHSMYLPMMEVGGDLYDLFQIRPGVLRVFLADATGHGIQAALLTMTLKGILESIKKKDTDPGTILTEFNREYCKNFGNIGMFFSCFLADIDTVSKKISYASGGHPTQFFLSKDLVLGLDRTGSLLGLDSNNRYSVFKFSYQYGDRLFLLTDGIYEEFNSDKQQFGELAVQNILAKKFWEPMEETIPAILQSLIEHLGSQRIQDDITAILIALDFPDL from the coding sequence ATGGACGGCTCCCAACAATCAGAACAGAAAGGCTACGATTCCCTTTATTCCGTATTGTTTGAGATCGACGCGATCATTTCCTTAGACGACAATTTCAGAGTGATCTTAGCTAATCCGGCTACGGAAAGAGCGTTCGGATATCTTTCTTCCGAGCTGATCGGAAATTCCATCGAACACTTGTTTTCACTTCGTGTTCGAAAGCGATTTTATAGAATTCTAAAAAACATTGCTGAACTTCCGGATAAAAAAAGGCAAAAACCTTTCGGGCCGATTCGTATGATTCGAAAGGATAAAACGGTTTTGATTTCAGAGATTTCTGTTTCAGTCACCGGACCCGAGGGGGATTGTCAATATCACGTCATCATTCGGAATATATCAGAAAAACATAGAATTCTAATGGAGCTAAAGCGAGCTAACGAGAACTTGAGGAAAATGGACCGTGAAAAAGAAGAGCTTTTGGAAAAACTCGAAGAGAAGGTTCGGCAGAGATCCAGGCTACTCGCAGGCTATTATAAAGGAATGAAAGAGGAATTGAATCTTGCGAAAAAGCTTCAGACGGAAATTCTTCCGGATATTCCTTCCATTGCGGGAGTTCAGATCCATTCTATGTATCTTCCGATGATGGAAGTGGGTGGGGATCTTTACGATTTATTCCAAATCCGCCCAGGGGTTCTCCGGGTTTTTCTTGCGGATGCGACGGGACACGGGATTCAAGCCGCTCTTCTTACGATGACTCTTAAAGGAATTTTGGAATCCATCAAAAAAAAAGATACGGATCCGGGAACTATTCTCACGGAATTCAACCGCGAATATTGCAAGAATTTCGGAAATATAGGAATGTTCTTCTCTTGTTTTCTTGCAGACATAGATACGGTTTCCAAAAAAATCTCGTATGCTTCCGGAGGTCATCCTACTCAATTTTTTCTTTCCAAAGATCTTGTGTTGGGATTGGATCGAACGGGATCTTTACTCGGTCTCGATTCGAACAATCGATACAGTGTTTTTAAATTCAGCTATCAATACGGAGATCGTTTGTTCTTACTCACGGATGGAATTTATGAGGAGTTTAATTCCGACAAACAGCAGTTTGGGGAGCTTGCTGTTCAAAATATTCTCGCAAAAAAATTTTGGGAACCTATGGAAGAGACAATTCCGGCCATTTTGCAAAGTCTGATTGAACATTTAGGATCACAGAGAATACAAGATGATATTACGGCCATTTTGATAGCTTTAGATTTTCCCGATCTTTGA
- a CDS encoding sensor histidine kinase yields MPYDFFEHFPLPACILEPSLLIQKVNFAFCRTLGYSKTELEGIQNWNQICQFKDATFHFSDPSLWPCTNFSNENPAYSVLFLTKDGVQKEYSVSFAFDREELRIFAYLEAPQIFERTVVKFDSQRTSVVDKDWEKPSVSWVQKEKLDAIGTLSAGVAHEINNPLMGVINYAEMMFNGIENGNPLRKYAGIILREGNRISEIVKDMLTFTRIEKEEIKVQDIKSVFDSAFSVIKACIDKSKIETIVPDLKTPIFAACSVGKLRKVYFNLLTNAKDAIESNPDPSQKRVMTVRWEKLKKEDRNFVRTIIEDTGIGIPEENRHKLFDPFYTTKDIGKGTGLGLTVSYNLVREMKGDISFESGNGVTRFYLDLPESL; encoded by the coding sequence ATGCCTTATGATTTTTTCGAACATTTTCCGTTACCGGCCTGTATCTTAGAACCGTCTCTTTTAATCCAAAAAGTAAACTTTGCTTTTTGTAGAACTCTAGGATATTCAAAAACAGAACTAGAGGGAATTCAAAACTGGAATCAAATTTGTCAGTTTAAAGACGCGACATTCCATTTTTCTGATCCTTCTCTTTGGCCTTGCACGAACTTTTCGAATGAAAATCCTGCGTATTCCGTTCTTTTTCTTACAAAAGACGGGGTTCAAAAGGAATATTCGGTTTCCTTTGCTTTCGATCGTGAAGAACTGCGAATCTTTGCTTATTTGGAAGCTCCTCAGATTTTTGAGAGAACCGTTGTAAAATTCGATTCTCAAAGAACTTCTGTAGTAGATAAGGATTGGGAAAAACCGAGCGTTTCTTGGGTTCAAAAGGAAAAATTGGACGCAATTGGAACTCTTTCCGCGGGGGTTGCACATGAAATCAATAATCCATTGATGGGAGTTATCAATTATGCGGAAATGATGTTTAACGGCATCGAAAACGGAAATCCTCTTCGTAAATATGCAGGAATTATTCTGCGAGAAGGAAATCGAATTTCCGAAATCGTCAAAGATATGCTTACCTTTACTCGAATCGAAAAGGAAGAAATAAAAGTCCAAGATATTAAATCCGTTTTCGACTCTGCGTTCAGTGTGATAAAAGCCTGTATCGATAAGTCTAAAATCGAAACGATCGTACCCGATCTAAAAACTCCTATTTTTGCGGCTTGTTCCGTCGGAAAACTCAGAAAGGTGTATTTCAATCTGCTTACAAATGCAAAGGATGCGATTGAAAGTAATCCCGATCCGAGTCAAAAAAGAGTCATGACCGTTCGTTGGGAGAAGTTAAAGAAAGAAGATCGAAATTTCGTCCGCACTATCATAGAAGATACCGGGATCGGTATTCCGGAAGAAAACAGACATAAACTTTTCGATCCTTTTTATACAACAAAAGACATCGGAAAAGGCACTGGTCTCGGACTTACGGTCTCCTATAACTTAGTTCGTGAAATGAAAGGAGATATTTCTTTCGAAAGTGGAAACGGAGTTACACGCTTTTATTTGGATCTTCCCGAATCGCTTTGA